The Deltaproteobacteria bacterium genome has a window encoding:
- the flgB gene encoding flagellar basal body rod protein FlgB has product MANDFESLMGLGQKLLGFRVANQSLHASNIANLATSNFKAKEISFKAELDKALKKGEEIFNSMENDNPWKLDVKIKNSNAELNSRGNNVKLDQELSDMTQNAMQYLATVKIISKQLALQRYASTGA; this is encoded by the coding sequence ATGGCAAATGATTTTGAATCCCTAATGGGGCTTGGGCAGAAGTTGTTGGGCTTTCGAGTGGCGAACCAGTCTTTGCATGCTTCCAATATTGCAAATCTGGCCACGTCGAATTTTAAGGCCAAGGAAATTTCCTTTAAGGCAGAATTGGATAAGGCCTTAAAAAAAGGGGAAGAGATTTTCAATTCCATGGAAAACGATAATCCTTGGAAACTGGATGTCAAGATCAAGAATTCAAACGCGGAACTCAACTCTCGAGGAAATAATGTGAAGCTGGACCAGGAGCTTTCGGATATGACTCAAAATGCCATGCAGTACCTGGCCACGGTTAAAATTATTTCGAAACAATTAGCCCTGCAGCGTTATGCGAGCACGGGGGCTTAG
- the flgC gene encoding flagellar basal body rod protein FlgC translates to MSLLTSFNLSSAGMSVQKDRLNVAAENLANVSTTRTPEGGPYRKKSLMIGSIPVGMQESFEAYLKKADVKAPQVSSVQKSGEDFISMYDPQNPDADTKGFVKMPNISTTQEMVNMMAASSAYEANMSVFSEAKTMFMRTLDMGSV, encoded by the coding sequence ATGAGTTTATTAACCAGTTTTAATTTAAGTTCTGCAGGAATGAGTGTTCAAAAGGACAGATTGAATGTTGCTGCAGAAAATTTGGCCAACGTGAGCACCACGCGTACACCGGAAGGGGGGCCCTATCGAAAGAAAAGCTTAATGATAGGAAGCATTCCTGTGGGCATGCAGGAAAGCTTTGAGGCCTATCTCAAAAAGGCCGATGTGAAGGCTCCCCAAGTTTCAAGTGTTCAGAAATCGGGTGAGGATTTTATTTCTATGTACGATCCCCAAAATCCGGACGCCGATACAAAAGGCTTTGTGAAGATGCCGAACATAAGTACCACGCAAGAAATGGTGAATATGATGGCCGCTTCAAGTGCTTACGAAGCGAACATGAGTGTGTTTAGTGAAGCAAAAACGATGTTTATGAGAACCCTGGATATGGGTTCGGTATAG
- the fliE gene encoding flagellar hook-basal body complex protein FliE: MKIENLTNLNTELGIGQFLEAPKNNLLGEEGLQGESFKDLLMKGIEKVNADLLKSSNMAQEHLANGKHDLHEVMIQMETADLHFRFMTQVRNKVLEAYNEIMRMQV; this comes from the coding sequence ATGAAGATAGAAAATCTAACAAACCTGAATACCGAGCTGGGGATAGGTCAATTTCTGGAGGCTCCCAAAAATAATCTGTTGGGAGAAGAAGGTCTTCAAGGTGAAAGCTTCAAAGACCTTTTAATGAAGGGAATTGAAAAAGTGAATGCGGATTTATTGAAGTCCTCAAACATGGCTCAAGAACACCTGGCGAATGGGAAGCATGATCTTCATGAAGTGATGATCCAAATGGAAACAGCCGATCTTCATTTTAGGTTCATGACCCAGGTGCGCAACAAGGTTTTAGAGGCCTACAACGAGATTATGAGAATGCAGGTTTGA
- the fliF gene encoding flagellar M-ring protein FliF gives MSNFFEQLREFLTSLTLVRKITILATLIVAISAISYLVSLSGKVSYEPLFTNMNSEDLGAIVARLDKQGTAYQVDQTQRTVMVPGADVLKIRMKMAEEGLPRFGGVGFEIFDKAGFGKSDFEQHINFQRALEGELTRTILSLREVEKARVHLVLPEKSIFSQSQQAASASVILKLGRSGALPENTVQSITHLVASAVEGLDSSNVTVVDSEGRLLSSPAGDASSVAGGQAYNQKNQIEKNLEHRIVDLLSPVVGVGKVMARVTADIDFTRSETTEETVDPNRTAVLQESKTKNKKSEADNANSAAGSGNANGANSQADENVEQTSYEVSKTVKKLITPIGAIKSLSVAILVDGNYVADKAGKKQYTPRAAEELTRIDELVKGAIGFTQARGDQVKITNLAFQAVDAQLDASSEAWYKQKNSNGFIISVIANVLIVVALLLVFLLVVRPLIASWNGASQRILGPRAKRAALQSGSDVNQLVRVNPVAATAAIRKWLE, from the coding sequence ATGTCAAATTTCTTTGAACAGCTGCGCGAATTTTTAACCTCTTTAACCCTGGTTCGAAAAATTACTATCTTGGCTACCCTGATTGTTGCCATCTCGGCGATTAGTTACCTGGTGAGTTTGTCGGGAAAGGTGAGCTATGAACCCCTGTTTACTAACATGAATTCGGAAGACCTGGGTGCCATCGTCGCCCGTCTGGATAAACAGGGCACCGCTTATCAGGTGGATCAAACCCAGAGAACTGTCATGGTTCCTGGGGCAGACGTTTTAAAAATCAGAATGAAAATGGCAGAAGAAGGCCTGCCGCGTTTTGGAGGAGTGGGTTTTGAGATTTTCGATAAGGCGGGTTTTGGAAAATCCGATTTTGAACAACACATCAATTTTCAGCGGGCCCTTGAAGGAGAGCTGACGCGTACCATTTTAAGTTTGAGAGAAGTGGAAAAGGCCAGGGTGCATCTGGTGCTTCCAGAGAAATCCATCTTTTCTCAAAGTCAGCAAGCGGCTTCTGCTTCGGTTATTTTGAAATTGGGAAGAAGTGGTGCCCTTCCAGAAAACACGGTTCAATCCATTACTCATTTGGTGGCCAGCGCGGTTGAAGGCCTGGATTCCTCAAATGTGACTGTTGTCGATAGTGAAGGTCGCCTGCTTTCTTCTCCCGCAGGAGATGCCAGCAGTGTCGCGGGAGGACAGGCCTACAATCAGAAAAATCAAATCGAAAAGAATTTGGAACATCGAATTGTCGATCTTCTCTCTCCTGTCGTTGGAGTGGGTAAAGTCATGGCACGCGTTACAGCGGACATCGACTTTACTCGCTCTGAAACGACCGAGGAAACTGTGGATCCAAACCGAACCGCGGTGTTGCAGGAGTCAAAAACCAAAAATAAGAAGAGTGAAGCGGACAATGCCAATAGTGCAGCAGGGAGTGGAAATGCGAATGGTGCAAATTCTCAGGCCGATGAGAACGTAGAACAGACCAGTTACGAAGTGAGTAAAACGGTGAAGAAACTCATCACACCTATTGGGGCGATCAAGAGTCTTTCCGTGGCGATCCTGGTCGATGGAAATTATGTCGCCGATAAGGCAGGCAAGAAACAATACACGCCTCGTGCGGCTGAAGAATTGACCCGCATCGATGAACTGGTGAAGGGCGCCATCGGCTTTACTCAGGCACGCGGAGATCAGGTGAAAATTACCAATCTTGCCTTCCAGGCTGTAGATGCGCAACTCGATGCGAGCAGCGAAGCCTGGTACAAACAAAAGAATAGCAATGGCTTTATTATATCGGTGATTGCCAATGTGTTGATTGTAGTAGCGCTGCTGTTGGTCTTCTTGCTGGTGGTCCGGCCTTTAATTGCCAGCTGGAATGGGGCCTCTCAAAGGATTTTAGGGCCCCGGGCAAAAAGGGCCGCACTGCAATCGGGTTCTGATGTGAATCAACTGGTCCGTGTCAATCCTGTGGCTGCGACAGCGGCTATTCGGAAATGGTTAGAATAG
- a CDS encoding FliI/YscN family ATPase — MIQSPFEQLEVRLAQMPETFVAGKVTQVLGLIIEGSLMDVPVGAACEIQSHEGKSILAEVIGLKGNHAVLMPIGSTSGIKIGDAIVPLNSEATVQVSEELLGRVLDGCGYPMDGKGPILSTVSLPLYKAPFSPVNRQIVHEPLSLGIKAIDAFLTCGVGMRMMVMAGSGVGKSTLMGMMARSAQADVNVIGLIGERGREVREFLEESLGEAGLARSVVVIATSDAPPLVRMRAAFVATTIAEFFRDKGKKVLLMMDSLTRFAMASREVGLALGEPPTVKGYTPSLFSTLPKLLERVGTTQGRGSITGLYTILTEADDIQDPVADSVRSIVDGHIVLSRKLATQGFYPPIDILQSLSRVMTHVTSAEHQKQTIQIRRYVAFYEEMADYIKMGVYSAGKNAEIDKAIQKNDQIRNFLEQNVSEDAPYEKTLQWLKELAWEGAA; from the coding sequence ATGATTCAAAGTCCTTTTGAACAATTAGAGGTGCGCCTGGCTCAAATGCCAGAAACTTTTGTGGCCGGCAAAGTCACACAAGTGCTGGGTTTGATTATCGAGGGTTCCCTAATGGATGTGCCGGTGGGCGCTGCCTGTGAAATTCAATCGCACGAGGGGAAATCGATTCTTGCAGAGGTGATTGGTCTCAAAGGGAATCATGCCGTGTTGATGCCGATTGGCTCTACGAGTGGAATTAAAATTGGGGATGCGATTGTCCCTTTAAATTCGGAAGCCACCGTGCAGGTTTCGGAGGAATTGTTGGGAAGGGTGCTGGATGGTTGCGGTTATCCGATGGATGGGAAAGGGCCTATTTTAAGTACGGTTTCCTTACCTCTTTACAAGGCGCCCTTTTCGCCGGTGAATCGTCAGATCGTGCACGAACCTTTGAGTTTGGGAATAAAGGCCATCGATGCCTTTTTGACCTGTGGTGTGGGAATGCGCATGATGGTGATGGCAGGCTCCGGTGTTGGAAAAAGTACCCTCATGGGGATGATGGCACGGAGCGCACAGGCGGATGTCAATGTCATTGGACTCATTGGAGAACGCGGAAGAGAAGTGCGGGAATTTCTGGAAGAAAGTCTGGGAGAAGCCGGCCTCGCCCGTTCGGTGGTGGTAATTGCCACTTCAGATGCCCCTCCTCTTGTCCGAATGAGAGCGGCCTTTGTGGCCACAACCATCGCAGAGTTTTTTCGCGACAAAGGCAAAAAAGTTTTACTCATGATGGATTCTCTCACCCGTTTTGCAATGGCCTCTCGTGAAGTGGGCCTTGCCCTGGGTGAGCCTCCCACCGTGAAGGGTTATACCCCCTCGCTTTTTAGTACCTTACCCAAACTTTTGGAACGGGTGGGAACCACCCAGGGAAGAGGCAGCATTACCGGATTGTACACCATCTTGACGGAGGCCGATGATATTCAGGATCCCGTGGCCGATTCCGTACGCTCGATTGTGGATGGGCATATTGTGCTTTCCCGAAAGCTTGCGACCCAGGGATTTTATCCGCCCATCGATATCCTGCAAAGTCTCTCTCGTGTCATGACGCATGTGACCAGTGCGGAGCATCAAAAGCAAACGATTCAAATCCGACGCTACGTCGCCTTTTATGAAGAGATGGCCGATTACATCAAAATGGGAGTTTATAGTGCCGGTAAAAATGCAGAAATAGACAAGGCCATCCAAAAAAATGACCAGATTCGAAATTTCCTGGAACAAAATGTATCCGAAGACGCACCTTATGAGAAGACCCTGCAGTGGTTAAAAGAACTGGCTTGGGAAGGTGCCGCATGA